Proteins encoded within one genomic window of Triticum aestivum cultivar Chinese Spring chromosome 2D, IWGSC CS RefSeq v2.1, whole genome shotgun sequence:
- the LOC123052955 gene encoding protein LEO1 homolog → MAGGDRERDVEEETRNQMMQNLFGDQSEDEEEDDPIEVADDDDQGPPQQMQRHRQVLDQEEDEEEEDEGRSHGPSHDAYHSEEGEGEAENGGEGEAEGEGESEGQLGMEEESETEAHPADLDQGESDPEKVQSSPERELSDGVMQTDARGMDSEEDGYEQQAVPSRRREVVASESEGSEDNYYAGQAPEDEEAPQRKPRSFPMEEERDHEVVRDVFGDSDEDEPAPYHAPHEIDEDSNPMEDELQYEKDLQPDDVVADDDIRYDSDDNREPKTKEKPVGPPLNLVVPRQQPPARPDRMNVIKVSNIMGIDPRPFDPKTYVEEDVYVTDESGTKKKIRLEDNIVRWRTVKNADGTTSVESNARFVKWKDGTMQLLIGNEVLDISVHEANHDQSHLFLRSGKGVLQSQGRLLQKMRFMPSSLSSKSHRLLTALVDSQNKKTVKMQKWYDAKDPERVKQEKERAEGQSIRAHSILQRKREKVNRKYTQPARQRRQLSPGFLEDALDEDEETDNHYSSRRMASRGHFEDDLEAEALGERRIINAKKSNMSRGVPRKPSFPPSRPARRQEYSESEREESEYETLGEDIEHSPTGGREELDEEDEYEEDPEPMSDEGIQEPKRKRESAVGGSQRRREVDSDEDSPPRKQPATVHRRKGVVFESDDEDE, encoded by the exons atggcgggcggTGACCGGGAGAGGGATGTCGAGGAGGAGACGCGCAACCAGATGATGCAGAACCTCTTCGGCGACCAGtctgaggacgaagaggaggacgacCCCATCGAGGTCGCCGACGATGACGACCAGGGGCCGCCACAGCAGATGCAGCGCCATCGCCAAGTTCTGGAccaagaggaggacgaggaggaagaagacgagggacGCAGCCACGGCCCTTCCCACGACGCCTACCACTCG GAAGAAGGGGAGGGTGAGGCAGAGAATGGAGGGGAAGGAGAAGCGGAAGGAGAAGGTGAGAGTGAGGGCCAACTTGGAATGGAAGAGGAAAGTGAAACAGAGGCCCATCCTGCTGATCTTGATCAAGGAGAAAGTGACCCGGAAAAGGTTCAGAGCTCACCAGAAAGAGAACTGAGTGATGGGGTGATGCAAACTGACGCAAGAGGCATGGACAGTGAAGAAGATGGCTACGAGCAGCAGGCGGTTCCCAGTAGAAGAAGGGAAGTTGTTGCCTCTGAATCTGAGGGGTCTGAAGATAATTATTATGCTGGTCAAGCTCCTGAAGATGAGGAAGCTCCTCAAAGGAAACCAAG ATCCTTCCCAATGGAGGAAGAGAGAGATCATGAAGTTGTCCGTGATGTGTTTGGTGATAGCGATGAAGATGAACCTGCTCCTTATCATGCCCCGCATGAAATTGACGAAGATTCCAAT CCCATGGAGGATGAATTGCAATATGAGAAAGACTTGCAGCCAGATGATGTCGTGGCTGATGATGATATACGATATGATTCAGATGACAACCGCGAGCCAAAAACAAAAGAGAAGCCAGTTGGTCCACCGTTGAACTTGGTGGTTCCACGTCAGCAGCCACCAGCTCGACCGGACAGA ATGAACGTGATCAAGGTATCAAACATAATGGGGATTGATCCGAGGCCTTTTGATCCCAAAACATATGTGGAAGAAGATGTTTACGTTACAGATGAATCTGGGACCAAGAAAAAAATACGACTGGAGGACAATATTGTGCGGTGGAGAACTGTCAAGAATGCTGATGGCACTACATCA GTTGAAAGTAATGCACGCTTTGTCAAATGGAAAGATGGAACCATGCAGCTGCTGATTGGTAATGAAGTTCTTGATATATCCGTACATGAAGCAAATCATGATCAGTCCCATCTGTTTCTGAGGAGTGGGAAG GGAGTTCTACAATCACAAGGAAGACTTCTACAGAAAATGAGATTTATGCCATCTTCCTTGTCTTCAAAGTCACATCGTTTATTAACCGCTCTTGTTGATTCCCAGAACAAGAAAACTGTTAAGATGCAAAAGTGGTATGATGCTAAGGATCCTGAGAGAGTGAAGCAGGAAAAAGAAAGG GCTGAGGGCCAAAGTATTAGAGCTCATTCAATTCTTCAACGCAAACGAGAAAAGGTGAACCGCAAATACACACAACCTGCCAGGCAAAGAAGGCAGCTTTCTCCAGGGTTTTTGGAAGATGCATTAGATGAG GATGAGGAGACTGACAACCACTACAGCTCTCGGCGAATGGCATCTCGTGGTCATTTTGAGGATGACTTGGAGGCTGAAGCACTAGGTGAAAGGCGTATAATTAACGCAAAGAAG TCGAATATGAGCAGAGGTGTTCCTCGCAAACCGTCCTTCCCTCCTTCTCGCCCGGCGAGACGCCAGGAGTACTCTGAGAGTGAAAGGGAGGAGTCAGAGTATGAAACTTTAGGCGAGGACATTGAGCACTCTCCCACCGGTGGAAGGGAAGAGCTGGATGAGGAGGATGAATATGAGGAAGACCCGGAGCCTATGTCAGATGAAGGAATCCAG GAACCAAAGCGGAAGAGAGAGTCAGCAGTGGGTGGGAGCCAAAGGCGCAGGGAGGTGGACTCGGACGAGGATTCCCCGCCGAGGAAACAGCCTGCGACTGTTCATCGCCGGAAGGGCGTTGTTTTTGAAAGCGACGACGAAGATGAGTGA